ACATGCGGTCTGGGCTCAAGTAATCGCTGATGGTGACGGTCTTACGGTCCCCAGTCGCCACGAGTTCGCGTCCTTTGCTGCCCTTGATGGACTGCAGCTGAGTTTTACGGGCTTTGGTAGCCAGCGCCATCTTCCCAGTCGCCAGGGTAGGTACGATAGGCGCTGCCATACCATTGGCCACCGGAGTTATCACGCTTCCAGTAGCGGTCGCGTACTGATAGCGAATGACCGGGACCGGATTCCATCGTTCGACAATTGGACCGATCGGGTCCGGAACCGGGTCTGGCTGGTAGTAGATGTTATCGATCAAATCGATGAGCTTCGGATCGATCCGCTCTGGACGTGTCCAGACCCAAATCCATTCCGACGCTTCCCTTGGCACGACGAAGAGCGTTTCAGCGTCATCGTGGAAAAAGAAGGGCAAACGGCCTGTGAGGTACTGCTCTTGGTGGGGGGCGAGTAGCCTAAATGATTCGTTGCCCGGAGTACGTCGTAGGACGACTGCCGAATCGGTACCAGTAACTCCTTTCGGCAGTTGAAGCGTGCCGTCGGATAGATTGATAGAAAATCTTGTCGCACCCGTGAAGGGATCATACACAGCCTTTATCCCTTTCTCTTCGAACCCCATACCCCATGCCTGCGTGTTTGGTGGGGGAAATACGCCCACGTTATATGGCTGAAAAATAGTGACCCGACCGTTACATCCACTAAACCACCATCCCTGAGTTATAACCACCTCACCGGGCCGAACCATATTGCCGTATTTATCTATCTGCGGCGATATGCTCCTTGATGATTCATACCAGACCTTGAGTTCCGGTCCGTTGGTGATAGCGCGGAAGACGTGCTGCTCTCGCCGATCATTGGGCGGATCGCCAGCAGGAACAATCGCAGATCGAATCGCGACATCTGTCGGTGTCGTCTTCTTCGGCCCCCAGCGGCCTTGTCGATACTCGCTCCACGCCAGTTGGATCTCGAAATACGGTTCGGTCTTAACGTCGTCAGGCCCGCTGCCACCCGAGGAAGGCTGCGTCGTCTTACGAGTGAATATAGGCCAGAAGAGGTAGAGCCGTCGATTCCATATGAGCGGCAGAATATCTGCCGCCTGGAATATCCAGATCGAGCCGCTGCCAAGGTGTCCACCGTGCCTGCCCGACCCATTTGCGATAGAAGTACGTGGGCGGGTCGGCATGAGTGCGTGCGAACGCGTGATATTCGTCGGGCGCTCCACCCTCCCCGGGTTGGTGGAAAACACCGCCGATTTCAAGCCGGGCTACCTCATCAAGCCGAGCCAAGTAGGTGACATAAGCCTGTTCAGCCGACTCCGATGTGATATCCGACTGGAGCAGTGTATTCTCCAGTTCAAGGAAGAACGGTGACTTGTCGTCACGTAGCTCCGGTTCGACCCAATTCTCCGGGTAGAGGAAAATCTTCAGGTTAGCTTCGCACACTCGGTATTGCTTCTTCGAAGCCCACTGCCGCCAACCCATGTCTTTCGACTCATCGGCCGTCACATCTAACTCAAGGTTCATCAGGCAGCGCTGCCCAAACAGTTGTACCGATCCGATAGCTTGTTTGAGACGAGACGTCGGACGACCGGATGGGTTTCCACATCGATCAGCAGGTGCGAATACATTCCGTTTGTGTCGGACCATGCTTCACCCTTGGCAGCATCCGGACGGACCACGAGGTAAGCAACGAGCGCACCTACGCTTCTCGCGTAGTTTTTCCTCCAGCGGCCGGATCGCATCCGGCCACTGATCGGCAGCGTACGAGGCTTGCACAGCACGACGTGCAGCAATCCC
This DNA window, taken from Nitrospira sp., encodes the following:
- a CDS encoding neuraminidase-like domain-containing protein — its product is MNLELDVTADESKDMGWRQWASKKQYRVCEANLKIFLYPENWVEPELRDDKSPFFLELENTLLQSDITSESAEQAYVTYLARLDEVARLEIGGVFHQPGEGGAPDEYHAFARTHADPPTYFYRKWVGQARWTPWQRLDLDIPGGRYSAAHMESTALPLLAYIHS